Proteins found in one Alphaproteobacteria bacterium genomic segment:
- the ndk gene encoding nucleoside-diphosphate kinase, whose product MAIERTLSIIKPDATERNITGAINARFEENGLRIVGQKRIRLSRLQAKLFYEVHKERPFFDELVEYMVSGPVVVQVLEGDNAVANHRKVMGATNPTDAEPGTIRRDFAESIERNSVHGSDSLENAAREISFFFSDSELMVNY is encoded by the coding sequence ATGGCTATTGAACGCACCTTGTCGATTATTAAGCCCGACGCTACTGAGCGCAACATCACCGGCGCTATCAATGCGCGTTTCGAAGAAAACGGATTGCGCATTGTTGGTCAAAAACGCATTCGCCTGAGCCGTCTGCAAGCGAAATTGTTTTATGAAGTGCATAAAGAACGCCCGTTTTTTGACGAGCTGGTAGAATACATGGTATCTGGCCCTGTGGTTGTTCAGGTTCTTGAAGGTGACAATGCGGTAGCAAATCATCGTAAAGTGATGGGCGCCACTAACCCTACCGATGCCGAGCCTGGCACTATCCGTCGTGACTTCGCTGAAAGCATCGAGCGTAATTCTGTGCATGGCTCTGACAGCCTAGAAAACGCCGCCCGCGAAATCAGCTTTTTCTTTAGCGATTCCGAATTGATGGTGAACTACTAA
- the purN gene encoding phosphoribosylglycinamide formyltransferase, translating into MSKKRVAVLISGSGSNLQALIDAASHADYPAEIAVVISNTDDAYGLERARQADIRTEVLRHNSYPTREAYDAALHEILLNYNTEVVCLAGFMRILSAAFVEKWSGKMLNIHPSLLPAYRGLHTHERALADGATEAGCTVHYVVPELDAGPHILQAKVPVLPKDTPETLAARVLEQEHRIYPEALRQHCVQSVAHRP; encoded by the coding sequence ATGAGCAAAAAGCGTGTTGCAGTATTGATTTCAGGTTCAGGAAGTAATTTACAAGCATTGATAGATGCTGCCAGCCACGCTGATTATCCGGCAGAAATAGCTGTCGTTATTAGTAACACAGACGATGCTTATGGGCTGGAGCGGGCGCGGCAGGCGGACATCCGCACCGAAGTGCTGCGCCACAATTCCTATCCCACACGCGAAGCCTACGACGCTGCCCTGCACGAGATTTTACTAAACTATAATACAGAAGTTGTGTGCCTTGCAGGTTTCATGCGAATTCTCAGCGCCGCATTTGTAGAAAAATGGAGCGGTAAAATGCTCAATATCCACCCATCCCTGCTGCCTGCGTATCGTGGATTACATACTCATGAGCGCGCTCTGGCCGATGGCGCTACCGAAGCCGGATGCACGGTGCATTATGTCGTACCCGAACTGGATGCAGGGCCACATATATTGCAAGCTAAAGTGCCGGTTTTACCCAAAGACACTCCTGAAACTTTAGCCGCAAGGGTATTAGAACAAGAGCATCGTATTTATCCCGAAGCATTACGCCAGCATTGTGTTCAATCCGTTGCCCATAGGCCATAA